A genomic stretch from Deltaproteobacteria bacterium HGW-Deltaproteobacteria-2 includes:
- a CDS encoding xanthine permease has product MPENNKYEYSVNEVPPVGHLLLSAFQHVLIMVVAIGIPIIFAGQLNETPAFTASLVTFSMLASGIGSIIQALRLPYLGSGYLCPNLCGPSYLSLSLSAAWIGGLPLMRGITIVAGVIEIFLAPVIQKLKSVFPIYVVGLVVALVGISIVQISITSFFGLTFQGDAIRNIDILIGGVSLLIMVFCNIWGRGFVKVYCLIIGIFSGWILALILVPENWQNLISVTNGPLFAMPQFHSLLNPITFHFNLMIPLIVIAIGSTLKTFGNLLAAQKMSEPELKEVNFVPIRNGIIADGLATSISGLLGSMAVDTSSSNIGLAGATKVLSRWISVVAGAIFIVLAFFPMLTNALSHIPKPVLGASLIFSGCFMICAGLIQMLNENWDQRKTFVVGIALFFGLSTAFLPSLYARAPKLIQTFFTDPLPTATILAVILNQVFNLDILYKKIRKKD; this is encoded by the coding sequence ATGCCAGAAAATAATAAATATGAGTATTCTGTAAATGAAGTGCCGCCGGTAGGGCATTTGTTATTGTCGGCGTTTCAGCATGTTCTGATAATGGTTGTCGCAATCGGCATACCGATAATTTTCGCCGGTCAGCTCAATGAAACACCGGCATTTACTGCTTCACTGGTTACATTTTCCATGCTTGCCTCGGGTATCGGGTCTATTATACAGGCGCTAAGGCTGCCTTATCTGGGCTCCGGTTATTTATGTCCGAATCTTTGCGGTCCTTCTTATTTAAGTCTTTCGCTTTCTGCGGCATGGATTGGCGGTCTGCCTTTGATGCGCGGTATAACTATCGTTGCCGGTGTGATCGAAATATTTCTCGCGCCGGTAATTCAAAAATTGAAAAGCGTATTTCCGATATACGTTGTCGGTCTTGTTGTCGCACTGGTCGGAATCAGCATTGTTCAGATTTCAATTACATCGTTTTTCGGTCTTACTTTTCAAGGTGACGCCATACGCAACATAGATATTTTAATCGGAGGCGTTTCATTATTAATAATGGTTTTCTGCAATATCTGGGGCAGGGGATTTGTAAAGGTTTATTGTTTGATTATCGGAATTTTCTCGGGCTGGATTCTGGCTCTGATACTCGTTCCCGAGAATTGGCAAAATCTGATTTCGGTAACAAACGGTCCGCTTTTCGCGATGCCGCAATTTCATTCTCTTCTCAACCCGATAACCTTCCATTTCAATCTGATGATTCCGTTAATTGTTATTGCCATCGGCAGTACTTTGAAAACATTTGGTAATCTTCTGGCAGCGCAAAAGATGTCGGAACCTGAACTTAAAGAAGTTAATTTTGTACCTATCCGTAACGGTATTATCGCTGACGGTCTTGCGACATCAATATCTGGATTATTGGGCTCAATGGCAGTTGATACATCATCCAGCAACATCGGTCTGGCCGGTGCTACCAAGGTGCTCAGCCGTTGGATCAGCGTTGTGGCTGGAGCGATTTTTATTGTGCTTGCTTTTTTCCCGATGCTGACCAACGCTCTTTCGCATATACCCAAGCCTGTTTTGGGTGCTTCGCTTATTTTCAGCGGATGTTTTATGATTTGCGCCGGATTAATACAGATGCTGAACGAAAATTGGGATCAGCGTAAAACTTTTGTGGTTGGGATCGCTTTATTTTTTGGCTTGAGCACCGCTTTTCTGCCTTCGCTTTACGCCCGGGCGCCAAAGCTTATCCAGACATTCTTTACAGATCCATTACCGACAGCAACGATCCTTGCCGTAATCCTGAATCAAGTTTTTAACCTGGACATACTTTACAAAAAAATAAGAAAAAAAGATTAG
- a CDS encoding excinuclease ABC subunit C: MSENIVLKEKMTSAPRFPGVYIMRDAQGKIIYVGKANDLKSRISSYFTGKDTRPMAPFLMARVHDIDFITTSTEKEALIFENNLIKRHRPRYNVTFRDDKTYYHLLLDPAERFPRLQLVRKRLKDAALYFGPYPSGLAAKETLRFVQQVFPLRSCRNRDFKLRPRPCLEYQMGRCLAPCKGLVDEKSYRKLVESVVAFLQGRRRELISELKKQMNEASQDLNYEEAACLRDRIAFLEQVLEKQNVDWGVEKDQDIVGLYEQDDNYQICILFVREGKLLGSKSFIPIKVKTDTVEVVSSCLIQYYDSDVGIPDEIIIPCRLPDEQVIIEWLTEKKNRKVTLTVPSIGTKNALLDMASDNARNLWEAAHKSRQQKTAALQILQEKLSLSKLPRRMECYDISNISGKHAVGSMVVFQDGEPDKNSYRRYRIKTLSEPDDYTMMYEVLSRRFASRENLPDFVVVDGGKGQLNVALLVLKDLKIKIDVIGLAKEERATPSGKGVLKKKAGKSEDRVYLPGRKDAVFLSTWPQALRVLQQVRDEAHRFALSYHHQVKRKNDLLSILDNIPDVGEERKKALLKHFGSGKQVKESSLDELQKVQGIGKELAEKIYNALNK, encoded by the coding sequence ATGTCAGAAAACATCGTGTTAAAAGAAAAAATGACTTCCGCTCCGCGCTTTCCAGGGGTGTATATAATGAGAGATGCGCAAGGAAAGATTATCTATGTCGGTAAGGCCAACGATTTAAAAAGTCGAATCAGTTCTTATTTTACCGGTAAGGATACACGGCCCATGGCGCCTTTTCTAATGGCGCGTGTTCATGATATTGACTTCATTACAACATCCACGGAAAAAGAAGCGCTGATATTTGAAAACAATTTAATCAAGCGTCATCGTCCCCGTTATAACGTAACTTTTCGCGACGATAAAACTTATTATCATTTATTGCTTGATCCTGCGGAGAGGTTTCCACGCCTGCAACTGGTGCGTAAACGATTAAAGGATGCTGCACTTTATTTCGGCCCTTACCCTTCGGGACTGGCGGCAAAAGAAACTTTACGTTTTGTCCAGCAGGTCTTTCCTTTGCGTTCCTGCCGTAATCGTGATTTTAAATTGCGTCCAAGGCCTTGTCTGGAATATCAGATGGGAAGATGTCTTGCGCCATGTAAAGGATTAGTAGATGAAAAATCGTACAGGAAACTCGTTGAAAGTGTCGTAGCGTTTTTACAGGGGCGTCGCCGCGAATTGATTTCTGAATTGAAGAAACAAATGAATGAGGCGTCGCAGGATCTTAATTACGAAGAAGCGGCGTGCTTGCGTGACCGGATTGCCTTTCTGGAGCAAGTGCTGGAAAAGCAAAACGTTGACTGGGGTGTTGAAAAAGATCAGGATATCGTAGGTCTTTACGAACAGGATGATAATTATCAGATTTGTATTTTGTTTGTGCGTGAAGGAAAGCTTCTGGGCAGCAAATCATTCATACCGATTAAAGTAAAAACGGATACGGTTGAAGTTGTTTCATCGTGCCTGATTCAGTATTATGACAGTGACGTCGGCATTCCCGATGAAATTATCATCCCCTGCCGTTTGCCGGATGAACAAGTAATTATTGAATGGCTGACAGAAAAGAAAAATAGAAAAGTGACACTGACGGTGCCTTCTATTGGAACAAAAAACGCTCTTCTGGATATGGCTAGTGACAACGCCAGAAACCTCTGGGAGGCAGCGCACAAAAGTCGCCAGCAGAAAACGGCAGCGCTGCAAATTCTTCAGGAAAAATTATCGCTGTCAAAACTGCCGCGACGAATGGAATGCTACGACATTTCCAATATCAGCGGAAAGCATGCCGTAGGTTCAATGGTTGTTTTTCAGGATGGAGAACCGGATAAGAACAGCTACCGGCGTTATCGGATAAAGACTCTCTCTGAACCTGACGATTACACGATGATGTATGAAGTTCTTTCACGCCGGTTTGCAAGTAGAGAAAATCTGCCGGATTTCGTTGTTGTTGACGGTGGTAAGGGACAGCTTAATGTTGCTCTTTTAGTGTTGAAAGATTTGAAAATCAAGATAGATGTTATAGGGTTGGCTAAGGAGGAGCGTGCCACGCCGTCCGGCAAAGGAGTTCTAAAAAAGAAAGCCGGAAAGTCGGAAGATCGAGTTTATCTGCCGGGACGCAAGGATGCCGTTTTCTTATCTACTTGGCCGCAGGCATTACGGGTTCTTCAACAAGTACGCGATGAAGCGCATCGCTTCGCTTTGAGTTATCACCACCAGGTAAAACGAAAAAATGATCTGCTTTCGATTCTTGATAATATTCCTGATGTAGGTGAAGAGCGCAAGAAAGCATTATTGAAACATTTCGGTTCAGGCAAGCAAGTAAAAGAATCATCTCTGGATGAATTGCAAAAAGTGCAGGGAATTGGTAAAGAATTAGCTGAAAAAATTTATAATGCTTTGAATAAATAG
- a CDS encoding calcium:proton antiporter: protein MSNLIRLCRIIAFSAFFVLLSIFIWGCQSRYEGLDTSVYQYRDTKDLVKFVYDASLIVKKDGLKSLEYFRNNRQLNFTPDRYLYIYDMKGVNIYHAGMPNLEGKNLWNLTDKNGKKPIQMVVAALADKNNPHAWVHYSWWEPGKFYPVPKSSCHFKVTTPEGREVFVGGGLNYPHEEKEFIRIIVDDAAQLIKEKGESALSEIADPASHYNFRDVKVFAFTPEGKLFISPVMNDSLTEFKLMDCTDEMGHKPFEKALRELKNKDSVWEIFLAKNRYQRTLVKKSLYLRKTYIAGQEIYVGAITELPQPPI from the coding sequence ATGAGTAACCTGATTCGATTGTGCCGGATTATCGCTTTCTCAGCATTCTTTGTTCTTTTATCCATATTTATTTGGGGTTGCCAAAGCAGATATGAAGGGTTGGATACTAGTGTCTATCAATACCGCGACACAAAAGACCTTGTTAAATTTGTTTATGACGCCTCTCTGATAGTTAAAAAGGATGGTTTAAAAAGTCTGGAATATTTTCGCAATAACCGCCAGCTTAATTTTACGCCCGATCGCTACCTTTACATTTATGATATGAAGGGCGTGAATATCTATCACGCCGGTATGCCGAATCTTGAAGGTAAGAACCTTTGGAATCTCACAGATAAAAACGGCAAAAAACCGATTCAAATGGTGGTTGCCGCCTTAGCTGATAAAAACAATCCTCATGCCTGGGTTCATTATTCCTGGTGGGAGCCTGGTAAATTCTATCCCGTCCCCAAGTCGTCCTGTCATTTCAAAGTTACAACTCCTGAAGGTCGGGAGGTATTCGTCGGCGGCGGTTTGAATTATCCTCACGAAGAAAAAGAATTCATCAGGATTATCGTCGATGATGCCGCTCAGTTGATTAAAGAAAAAGGAGAATCAGCTCTTTCCGAGATAGCTGACCCTGCCTCTCATTACAATTTCCGGGATGTGAAAGTATTTGCTTTTACCCCGGAGGGTAAACTATTTATTTCACCGGTGATGAACGATAGTCTTACTGAGTTCAAACTAATGGATTGTACCGATGAAATGGGACATAAACCTTTCGAGAAAGCATTGAGAGAACTAAAAAATAAAGATTCAGTTTGGGAGATCTTTCTTGCCAAGAACCGCTATCAGCGGACACTTGTCAAGAAAAGTTTATATCTGCGTAAAACATATATAGCCGGTCAGGAGATCTATGTGGGTGCGATAACGGAACTTCCCCAACCACCGATATGA